One Plasmodium sp. gorilla clade G2 genome assembly, chromosome: 12 genomic window carries:
- a CDS encoding rhoptry neck protein 3 has protein sequence MNKYWLYITYVYVFLNILSKCNKIENNNNKVKNLTLYNNDIGQYFKKKDIQCKHNIEINQDSNHNEYSFLSLKASSIFNQYYVAKLINTLLYRGFHLNVYFHKNVAMYESFTRTNFFFYLTILNKKNVKKIVKLISKAERSSNKRKYDVFKKYLMYDFDCPNFEIDDTVKNEMNQAILVYKKAKSDSYWSVMDALKKDGLLLARTFLSVSFVQSLRGIIGLINHKLIDLCFTNAYVFNHIASFDKLIMNNIFGVIMSYVFKSLLLFFYPLIIPFRGAFAFAISAFCITQLGKIVFAIYKNLRQLYRISYRKIYNVVLKVKLRNEPELKNYAMKLLYGDALIMITKIWKLSYVNISDHLNGKNVYPILNNLFEKNLGTGFFDFSHSLFKYVMNYLEEINLLNAKSVDVEKELVLNRHNFKLLLKLLKITKKSLLYEESYMKISVANLLTKFYTMILVNIEHISKLNPKEHFYNDLDNEFRHIYQDQMFELFIQKISSDIVRKPFIKKNIGRIDKGSIELTLALIKVKLLHYKPTLNNPYSSLYFDENLKKQLNYAFKLIIIGSTSIIASLANYGERYGVLKQCPLEIVKNLNQQCEYVSFEIKKLIFPINIFVNLLIPLFLPYDDVLIDKNIIEHIRKFFNVIIDTDDSYLQKYMKTTINTIRKSKDLDINNVNYEEEMEKIVVEEAHKAIDEINKERRASFKFQDFAVKEDSVVLYNKNGLQYSFKFDHLNRKEDFMRVIGSYQFKNPLSYQTAQLVFEPQNNHIGSLTVGSTKNTYDGKLSVCHMCYKEDDDALVVDAIFNILWSSGIDRFSAFIFSSFIGAVKQTYHQGSSWKRALSNMAPTEFYEVHKMFMDKSSYGKEKSQNYFLKNIRKYRFQFSKGSFGRMFRTFLENSLNKINFFNSEEAIIILVMSTLYALYKNIEKFDIPLKETYKLYQQKLIESYYHLDKYSHHYETYTLNIRKKKYDALVNSEHQKAQEASQGEGKDEVENAELKKRVENRIKFKDIQLTMEDEVVRNTKYLQLELQAKPQEREKIIQYLMYKYKEIPNHEMFPHLPHQCYYLLYYNYEPFMEKNLHGLEGVVSKITGKSVLSRYLKNINLIQPEKTRFAPIKLKDLINILCGTHLFLKKEHITFDEIYKYENSNDALKHLLIIVALLRIEKRTNRYSWTTYLTLQKQLDERKRYYDTPFKYLFLKISKVRRFYGNAKKKMLLGLGKRVKGGRFLNILRYTRFFEIMEYAESINEFYPYCYIKFEDILTFSNVFYKFKYSLLRYTTSKQSVRSVVNSFNLSPQTTGNNEKLLLRIFRFIELILKKKYNVDIHHVKKDDKDFDRHAYNKNEYILHDIKFNPNIEQYLKQLTGFIKLLTDMKFTNFLFLRNLYYFVKFYAVTGDLTYSINNSSIYLCNRNYLEFILNSIIEFEHFKKFMVKIKEKFDIEKYPLDPYNFQTQCYSIDSVKTYRFFLNDLDKLKSYQDIENLQNVSSFYKDYLYMGLFYDNLDVRNLNVYYNLNKKKNEDNKTYGSNAFLDGGLSLSKNMTFSEINDLSESIQNYLYLEKFLVGTNIPSIPYQGFSVRRVNDGMHVTYNNRSTTPPLFKENVLDQFELVGRSLISEYFEKVKCSFIQYPSNLYYWLVLNPGKPNVTVSSKTGLIKDEDLVHKTPEEKLKEEEENDIKIVENILSEDIFDFKDKSDDDQSTTADLSSTDTDDSETDAEKTSNKSNNLNKKQTPAMKYNMNIAQDENNRKDDVSKNTTYSENNEYTSEYISKPSDENTESSGTKMPSPSFIQMSKVNEQYGQKDVHVEGSENVDENVDENVDENVNYDENKMLNNNTEEMSFLERRENNPMPFSSNMIKEKNKEAYKEHYGHFNRPYNLYVPKKDIFRNFHLVVKVVHALISLNKFSMVSPDTILKKGIASMKKKHSLKMIKNINPFIHKMILDMNETIQKLKSDSENGYAGPKTDIVSLYKIVEFQLFNQYIIYPPLKRLTKKELKYILEVVNQGYYFYMKNVIKNMKRENLQKSKFIKIFNNFKEFSNLLDDEGVDKLYNLFLETFKCKNIKCFDLLFQEFLTEKYNNIVYRYTHDHDAMKSYNENIFNNTELLNKIFRRAYDNYFITPVKSQQPKKLISVEKPSLEQPVLTLEEFAYGFHEFGHKIEKWRSLLTLFNLRHIYINICHMLISVKHSIQRSHRVFMHKFGFFGIFRRKKEIYIP, from the exons atgaataaatattggTTGTATATTACTTATGTTTATGTATTCTTAAACATACTAtcaaaatgtaataaaatagaaaataataataataaggtcAAGAATTTGACTCTTTACAATAATGATATAG gacaatattttaaaaaaaaagacatacAATGCAAACacaatatagaaataaatcaAGATTCTAATCATAATgaatattcctttttatcATTAAAGGCAAGTTCAATATTTAACCAATACTATGTTGCCAAATTAATTAATACCCTTTTATATAGAGGATTTCATTtaa atGTCTATTTCCATAAAAATGTGGCTATGTATGAATCATTTACCAGaacaaattttttcttttatttaactatattgaataaaaaaaatgttaaaaaaattgttaaGTTAATATCCAAAGCAGAACGTTCAAGCA ataAAAGAAAGTATGATGTATTCAAAAAGTATTTAATGTATGACTTTGATTGTCCCAATTTTGAAATCGATGATActgtaaaaaatgaaatgaacCAAGCAATTttagtatataaaaaagcaAAAT cTGATTCATACTGGAGTGTTATGGATGCATTGAAAAAGGATGGTTTGTTATTAGCTAGAACCTTTTTATCAGTTTCTTTTGTTCAAAGTCTTAGAGGTATTATCGGTCTTATTAATCACAAATTAATAGATTTATGTTTTACTAATGCCTATGTATTTAATCACATAGCATCTTTTGATAAACttataatgaataatatttttggtGTTATTATGTCATATGTATTTAAATCACTCTTACTCTTTTTCTATCCATTAATTATACCTTTCCGTGGTGCTTTTGCTTTTGCTATATCTGCATTTTGTATCACACAATTGGGAAAAATAGTATTTGCAATATACAAAAATCTCAGAcaattatatagaatatcatacagaaaaatatacaatGTTGTATTAAAAG TCAAATTAAGAAATGAACCAGAACTTAAAAATTATGCCATGAAATTATTATACGGTGATGCATTAATTATGATTACTAAAATATGGAAATTGTCATATGTAAATATCAGTGACCACTTGAATGGAAAAAATGTTTATCCAATTTTAAATAacttatttgaaaaaaatttagGAACAGGTTTCTTTGATTTCAGTCACTCATTATTCAAATATGTTATGAATTACTTAGaggaaataaatttattaaat gcCAAGAGTGTTGATGTAGAAAAAGAACTTGTTTTGAATAGACATAATTTCAAACTATTACTTAAACTTTTAAAGATCACTAAGAAgtctttattatatgaagaatCTTATATGAAGATATCTGTTGCTAATTTACTAACTAAATTTTACACCATGATTTTAGTAAATATAGAACATATAAGTAAATTAAATCCAAAGGAACATTTCTATAATGATTTAGATAATGAATTTAGACACATATATCAAGATCAAATgtttgaattatttatacaaaAGATATCATCCGATATTGTTAGAAAACcatttatcaaaaaaaatatcggAAGAATAGATAAAGGTAGTATAGAATTAACATTAGCattaataaaagtaaaattaTTGCATTACAAACCAACATTGAATAATCCATATTCAAgtttatattttgatgagaatttaaaaaaacaattaaattatgcatttaaattaattattattggtTCTACTAGTATAATTGCAAGTCTTGCAAACTATGGTGAAAGATATGGTGTATTAAAACAATGTCCATTAGAAATTGTTAAGAATTTAAATCAGCAATGTGAATATGTTTCttttgaaattaaaaaattaatattcccaattaatatttttgttaacTTATTAATTCCATTATTTTTACCATATGATGATGTATtaatagataaaaatataattgaaCATATCAGAAAATTCTTTAATGTTATTATCGATACCGATGATTCTTacttacaaaaatatatgaaaacaaCTATTAACACTATAAGAAAATCAAAAGAtctagatataaataatgtaaattATGAAGAAGAAATGGAAAAAATTGTTGTTGAAGAAGCACACAAAGCTATTGatgaaattaataaagaAAGACGTGCATCTTTCAAATTTCAAGATTTTGCAGTCAAAGAAGATTCTGTAGTattgtataataaaaatggactccaatattcatttaaatttGATCATTTAAATAGAAAAGAAGATTTTATGCGTGTTATAGGTAGTTACCAATTTAAAAATCCTCTAAGTTATCAAACAGCACAACTTGTTTTTGAACCtcaaaataatcatattgGTTCTTTAACCGTTGGATCAACTAAAAATACATACGATGGAAAATTAAGTGTATGTCATATGTGTTATAAGGAAGATGATGATGCCTTAGTTGTTGATGCAATATTTAACATCTTATGGTCTTCTGGAATTGATAGATTTAGTGCCTTCATA tTCTCTTCTTTCATTGGTGCTGTGAAACAAACCTATCATCAAGGTAGCTCATGGAAAAGAGCTTTGAGTAATATGGCTCCAACAGAATTTTATGAAGTTCACAAAATGTTTATGGATAAGAGTTCTTacggaaaagaaaaaagtcaAAATTATTTCTTGAAAAACATAAGAAAATACAGATTTCAATTTAGTAAAGGCTCGTTCGGAAGAATGTTCAGAACGTTCTTAGaaaattctttaaataaaattaatttcttCAACTCAGAAGAAGCTATTATCATTTTAGTTATGTCCACCCTATATGCTCTttacaaaaatattgaaaaattcGATATTCCACTAAAAGAAacttataaattatatcaaCAGAAATTAATTGAATCATATTACCATCTAGATAAATATTCACACCATTATGAAACATATACTCTAAATAttagaaagaaaaaatatgatgCACTTGTAAATAGTGAACATCAAAAAGCTCAAGAAGCTAGTCAAGGTGAAGGTAAAGATGAAGTAGAAAATgctgaattaaaaaaaagagttGAAAATAgaattaaatttaaagatATACAATTAACAATGGAAGATGAAGTTGtaagaaatacaaaatatttacaattaGAATTACAAGCAAAACCAcaagaaagagaaaaaatcatacaatatttaatgtataaatataaagaaataccAAATCATGAAATGTTCCCACATTTACCACACcaatgttattatttattatattataattatgaacCTTTTATGGAAAAAAATCTTCACGGTCTAGAAGGTGTTGTTAGTAAAATTACAGGAAAATCAGTTTTAAGtagatatttaaaaaatattaatttaatacaACCAGAGAAAACGAGATTTGCAccaataaaattaaaagatttaATCAATATACTTTGTGGTACACATTTGTTTTTGAAAAAAGAACATATCACATTcgatgaaatatataaatatgaaaattcaAATGATGCATTGAAACATCTTCTTATTATTGTTGCATTATTAAGAATTGAAAAAAGAACTAATAGATATTCTTGGACAACATATTTAACTTTACAAAAACAATTAgatgaaagaaaaagatattatGATACACCATTTAAATACttattcttaaaaataaGCAAAGTAAGAAGATTTTATGGAAATgctaaaaagaaaatgttaTTAGGTTTAGGTAAAAGAGTTAAAGGAGGTagatttttaaatatattaagataTACCAGATTCTTTGAAATTATGGAATATGCTGAATCAATTAATGAATTTTATCcatattgttatattaaatttgaaGATATTCTAACATTCTCAAATgtcttttataaatttaaatattcacTTTTAAGATATACAACCAGTAAACAATCTGTTAGAAGTGTTGTCAACAGTTTCAATTTGTCCCCACAAACAACAGGAAacaatgaaaaattattattaagaatATTTAGATTTATTGAATTAATccttaaaaagaaatataatgttGATATACATCATGTTAAAAAAGATGATAAAGATTTTGATAGACatgcatataataaaaatgaatatatattacatgatATTAAATTCAATCCTAATATTGAACAATATCTAAAACAATTAACAGGTTTTATTAAACTTTTAACAGATATGAAATTTACTAACTTCTTATTCTTAAGAAACTTATATTACTTTGTTAAATTTTATGCAGTAACTGGTGATTTAACATATTCAATAAATAATTCTTCTATCTATTTATGTAATAGAAATTATCtagaatttatattaaattcaaTTATAGAATTtgaacattttaaaaaattcatgGTCAAGATTAAAGAGAAATTCGATATTGAAAAATATCCATTGGATCCATATAATTTTCAAACACAATGTTATTCTATAGATAGTGTTAAAACATATAGATTCTTCTTAAATGATttagataaattaaaatcaTATCAAGATATAGAAAACTTACAAAATGTATCATCATTCTATAAAGATTACTTATATATGGGattattttatgataatttaGATGTCAGAaatttaaatgtatattataatctaaataaaaaaaaaaatgaagataataaaacatatggATCAAATGCTTTCCTTGATGGTGGTCTCTCATTAAGTAAAAATATGACATTTAGTGAAATCAATGATTTAAGTGAATCTattcaaaattatttatatttagaaaaattCTTAGTTGGTACTAATATACCTTCTATTCCATATCAAGGATTTTCAGTTAGACGTGTAAATGATGGTATGCATGTAacttataataatagatCAACTACTCCACCactttttaaagaaaatgttTTAGATCAATTCGAATTAGTAGGAAGATCATTAATTAGTGAATATTTCGAAAAAGTCAAATGTTCATTTATTCAATATCCATccaatttatattattggtTAGTCCTTAATCCTGGAAAACCAAATGTAACCGTAAGTAGTAAAACTGGTTTAATTAAAGATGAGGATTTAGTACATAAAACTCCTGAAGAAAAATtgaaagaagaagaagaaaatgatattaaaattgttgaaaatatattatctgaAGATATCTTTGATTTTAAAGATAAATCAGATGATGATCAAAGTACAACTGCTGATTTGTCTTCTACTGATACAGATGATTCAGAAACTGACGCTGAAAAGACATCAAACAAATCAAATAAtctaaataaaaaacaaactCCAgcaatgaaatataatatgaatattgcacaagatgaaaataatagaaaAGATGATGTATCTAAAAATACAACCTATtcagaaaataatgaatacaCATCtgaatatatatctaaaCCATCAGATGAAAATACAGAAAGTAGTGGAACTAAAATGCCCTCTCCATCATTTATACAAATGTCTAAAGTTAATGAACAATATGGACAAAAAGATGTACATGTAGAAGGTTCTGAAAATGTTGATGAAAATGTTGATGAAAATGTTGATGAAAATGTTAATTATGATGAAAACAAAatgttaaataataatacagaaGAAATGAGTTTCCTTGAAAGAAGAGAAAATAATCCTATGCCATTTAGTTCtaatatgataaaagaaaaaaataaagaagctTATAAAGAACACTATGGACATTTCAATAGaccatataatttatatgtaccTAAAAAAGATATCTTCAGAAATTTCCATTTAGTTGTAAAAGTAGTACATGcattaatatcattaaataaattttccATGGTTAGTCCAGAtacaatattaaaaaaaggtaTCGCATCTATGAAAAAGAAACACTCACTCAAAatgattaaaaatataaatccatttatacataaaatGATACTTGACATGAATGAAACaatacaaaaattaaaatctGATAGTGAAAACGGATATGCTGGACCAAAAACAGATATTgtatctttatataaaattgtaGAATTCCAATTATTtaatcaatatattatatatccaCCATTAAAGAGATTAACCAAAAAAGaacttaaatatatacttgAGGTTGTTAACCAAGGATATTATTTCTACATGAaaaatgttattaaaaatatgaaaagagAAAATCTACAAAAATCTAAatttatcaaaatatttaataatttcaaaGAATTTTCTAATTTATTAGATGATGAAGGAGTAgacaaattatataatctATTCCTTGAAACATtcaaatgtaaaaatatcaAATGCTTTGATCTTTTATTCCAAGAATTCTTAactgaaaaatataataatattgtatatCGTTATACACATGATCATGATGCTATGAAATCATATAATGAaaacatatttaataatacagaattattaaacaaaatattcaGAAGAGCATATGACAACTATTTTATTACACCAGTTAAAAGCCAACAACCAAAAAAACTCATATCTGTAGAAAAACCATCTTTAGAACAACCAGTATTGACATTAGAAGAATTTGCATATGGATTCCATGAATTTGGACACAAAATAGAAAAATGGAGATCATTACTAACCTTATTCAATTtaagacatatatatattaatatatgccACATGCTCATAAGTGTTAAACATAGTATACAAAGATCTCACAGAGTTTTTATGCATAAATTTGGCTTCTTCGGTATATTCAGACGAAagaaggaaatatatattccataa